GCCGTACTGTCCGCGTCCGCCGGACTGTTTTTTGTGTTTATAATGTCCTTCGCCGGTGGTCGTGATGGTTTCTTTATAGGCGACTTTCGGTGTGCTGCGGGCGATATCAACGTTGCTGCGGTTTTTGATGCGTTCAAGTGTTACATCGAGATGCATGTCGCCCATGCCCCACAGAATGGTTTCGTGTGTTTCAGTGTTGCGCTCAATCCGTATAGACGGATCTTCTTCTGCGGCGCGGTTAAGTGCAGTGCCGATTTTATCTTCGTCGCCTTTCGTTTTCGGCTCAACCGCATACGCCGTGAGCGGATTCGGAAACTCGATCGCCGGAAAGGTGATTTTTTCCGCCGGATCGCACAGCGTATCGTTAAGAAATGTATTTTTCAGTTTCGGAATGGCGATGATGTCCCCGGCTTTCGCTTCGAAACAGTCCGACTGTTTGCGACCGTTGATGAAGAAAATTGCGCCGATACGTTCTTTTTCATTTTTTGTGCTGTTGAGCACTTCGCTGTTCGGGCGCAGCAGTCCGCGATAGACGCGCACGAAACTAAGCTGACCGGTAAAAGGATCGTTGACAGAACGCCAGACAAATCCGGCGAACGGCTGATCTTCAGCGGTGGAAAGTTCAGCGCCGTCAGCAGATTTTACCGGATAATCTTCCGGTGACGGGAACAGACGGCTGATCGTATCCATCGTTTCTTTAACGCCGGCATGCGTTTTGGCAGATGCTGCAAAAACCGGAATCAGCGCCGTTTTGTGCACCGCTTTCCGGATTCCGTCGGAGAATTCGTCCGCCGTCAGTTCTTCGCCGTTAAAATATTTTTCAATCAGCGAATCGTCTGTCTCGGCGGCAAGTTCAATCAGATGATCTTTTACCGCTTTTACAGCATCCGCCATATCTGCCGGAACAGATGCGGCCGGCGTATTCAGTACATCCACTCCCGACTTATAGTCCGCCGCCGGCAGAACCACCGGCACGCAGCGGCTGTCGCCCCACAGTGCCTTGATTTCATTCAGCACTTTATTAAAATCCGCATCCGGTTTGTCGAGACCGGTGATTACAATCCCGCGCGGCAGATTACGTTTTTCGCACATGCGCCACGCGCGGAATGTTCCGACCTGAATACCGGAAACCGCATCCACTACAAGCAGCGCGGCATCGGTTACCGCCGCCGCCGCGGTGAGCTGTCCGATAAAATCGGCGTATCCGGGCGTGTCGATCATCACAAAGCGGCGCTGTTTCCCGCTGGCGGCAATGTAAACGCCGTCGAACGGTTTAGCCCAGATCGAAATCAAGTGCGCCTGCTCTTCTGCCGTCCAGTCCGCTATGCTCGTTTTTTCCGCCGGCGAACCGACGCGGTCATTTGTGCCAAGAATGTTAAGCATCACATCCAGCAGTGATGTCTTGCCGCTGCCGGTATGGCCCATTAATGCAAAATTACGCACACCCGAGATCGGAATTCCTCTCATTGCACAGCTCCTTGAATTAATTGTTAATAAAAACCTTTTGCTGCACCGGCAGCACACAATACGCAACGCTATGAAAAGAACTCATAGAATACACAACAATCCGGCGCATCGCAATAAAGAAGAGGAACAATTGTATGTGATCTGGCTTATAAAAAGATCTCTGCAGCGGAAGCGGTGAGTTGTGCCGCGCATATATTTTACGCTACACTCTGGCAATGAAAAAACTGCAATGGATAAAGATAGTCGCCACCGGTTTCGGCACAGGATTCAGTCCGGTGCTTCCCGGAACAGCGGGAACACTCTGGGGGATCCCGCTGGCATGGGCGGTTTTTCAACTGCCGGAGCTTTGGATGCACATTGCAGCATGCGTTTTTTTAACGGTGCTGGCCGTTCCCGTCTGCGCCATCGGCGAGCTTTTGTTAATGAGAGGCAACGATCCGGGATGCATCGTTGCCGACGAATTTTTCACACTGCCGATCTGCTTTCTCGGGCTGCCGTTCACGGTCAAAACAATCATGACCGGATTTATTTTCCACCGGATTTTCGATATTACCAAACCGCCGCCGATCCGGCAGCTGCAGAAGATCAAAGGTGGCACCGGGATTGTGATTGACGATTTTCTGGCCGCGCTGCTCGCACTCGCTGCAAATCATTTTCTATGGCGCGTGATTTATTAGAGCGTATTAAGAAAAATTATAGCCGCAAAAAACACAAAAAATAAGGTTCAAGACAAGTTAATGGGACGCTTTCTTAACATTTTTAACAGTATCTGATAGAGATCTTCATGGCGATGATTAAATCGGAATTCGCACTCTTTCAGGTGAAGATAAAACGTGGATTTATGGATGCCTCTAAACTTCGATAA
This genomic window from Kiritimatiellales bacterium contains:
- a CDS encoding elongation factor G; the protein is MRGIPISGVRNFALMGHTGSGKTSLLDVMLNILGTNDRVGSPAEKTSIADWTAEEQAHLISIWAKPFDGVYIAASGKQRRFVMIDTPGYADFIGQLTAAAAVTDAALLVVDAVSGIQVGTFRAWRMCEKRNLPRGIVITGLDKPDADFNKVLNEIKALWGDSRCVPVVLPAADYKSGVDVLNTPAASVPADMADAVKAVKDHLIELAAETDDSLIEKYFNGEELTADEFSDGIRKAVHKTALIPVFAASAKTHAGVKETMDTISRLFPSPEDYPVKSADGAELSTAEDQPFAGFVWRSVNDPFTGQLSFVRVYRGLLRPNSEVLNSTKNEKERIGAIFFINGRKQSDCFEAKAGDIIAIPKLKNTFLNDTLCDPAEKITFPAIEFPNPLTAYAVEPKTKGDEDKIGTALNRAAEEDPSIRIERNTETHETILWGMGDMHLDVTLERIKNRSNVDIARSTPKVAYKETITTTGEGHYKHKKQSGGRGQYGECYVRVFPKDPSDPEWFSNKLVGGAIPGNFVPACQKGFLEGMTKGPLVGDQVINVKVELYDGSYHDVDSSEVAFKIAGSRALHEAIEKAKPVLLEPIMTLKVMVPDEYMGDITGILNTKRGRILGMDVEEGLQVITAEVPQVETFKFCSELRSITGGRGSFDLEFARYEPVAANIAQKVIDAARKDKQADSD
- a CDS encoding phosphatidylglycerophosphatase A — translated: MKKLQWIKIVATGFGTGFSPVLPGTAGTLWGIPLAWAVFQLPELWMHIAACVFLTVLAVPVCAIGELLLMRGNDPGCIVADEFFTLPICFLGLPFTVKTIMTGFIFHRIFDITKPPPIRQLQKIKGGTGIVIDDFLAALLALAANHFLWRVIY